A genomic segment from Peribacillus sp. ACCC06369 encodes:
- a CDS encoding MDR family MFS transporter produces the protein MSTDAGQQQNPVIRTTPILIAFLIAGFIGLFSETALNMALGDLIQEFNVSPSTVQWLTTGYLLTLGILVPVSGLLIQCFNTRQLFIASMVFSIIGTLIAAIAPGFGILMLARVIQAIGTGLLLPLMFNTILLIFPIHKRGATMGLMGLVIMFAPAIGPTVSGLIIENLKWNYIFWVSLPFFVIALLFGLKYMQNVSTITKPKIDVPSIILSTIGFGGIVYGFSIVGEQGWNNAIVLSSIIVGLIALFLFAVRQFNMDKPMIDLRVFKYPMFTIGLITVFITFMIIMSSMILLPLYLQTGLALAAFSAGLVLLPGGVLNGIMSPVTGRIFDKFGPRGLVIPGFIIMIVMLWTLTNVTTETSIIMVIVMHTLLMIGVSMVMMPAQTNGLNQLPKNLYPDGTALMNTLQQVSGAIGTTVAITIMSASQKNYMANAEDPFDPSAISGSLTAGVQDAFIFGLVLAIIGLIVSFFIRTARD, from the coding sequence ATGTCTACAGATGCAGGACAGCAACAAAACCCAGTCATTAGAACGACCCCCATTTTAATTGCATTTTTAATTGCAGGGTTCATTGGGTTATTCAGCGAGACGGCTTTAAACATGGCGCTGGGGGATTTAATACAGGAATTCAATGTCAGTCCTTCCACCGTGCAATGGCTGACAACGGGTTACTTATTGACATTGGGGATATTGGTTCCCGTTTCGGGACTCTTGATTCAGTGCTTCAATACCCGTCAATTATTCATTGCATCAATGGTGTTCTCGATCATTGGGACGCTCATTGCAGCAATTGCACCTGGGTTCGGCATCTTGATGCTAGCCCGTGTCATCCAGGCAATCGGAACGGGTCTTTTATTGCCCCTCATGTTCAATACCATTTTATTGATTTTCCCTATTCATAAAAGGGGAGCGACGATGGGATTGATGGGGCTGGTGATCATGTTTGCCCCAGCCATCGGGCCGACAGTTTCAGGTTTGATTATTGAAAATCTAAAATGGAATTACATTTTCTGGGTGTCTTTGCCGTTCTTTGTGATCGCTTTACTATTCGGTCTCAAGTATATGCAAAACGTTTCAACAATCACCAAACCTAAAATCGATGTACCATCCATTATTTTATCGACCATTGGTTTTGGTGGAATTGTTTATGGCTTTAGTATTGTTGGAGAGCAAGGGTGGAATAATGCGATAGTTCTATCCTCGATCATTGTTGGCCTTATAGCGCTGTTCCTGTTTGCTGTAAGACAATTCAACATGGATAAACCGATGATTGACTTGCGCGTTTTTAAATATCCGATGTTCACGATAGGGTTAATAACCGTCTTCATCACCTTCATGATCATCATGTCATCCATGATTCTCTTACCGTTATACTTGCAAACCGGGCTTGCATTAGCTGCGTTTTCTGCTGGGCTCGTACTTTTACCTGGTGGAGTGCTTAATGGTATCATGTCTCCGGTTACGGGGCGCATTTTTGATAAGTTCGGACCAAGGGGATTAGTGATCCCAGGCTTCATTATCATGATTGTCATGTTATGGACTTTGACGAACGTAACGACTGAAACATCGATCATTATGGTAATCGTCATGCATACTCTCCTTATGATTGGTGTTTCGATGGTCATGATGCCAGCCCAAACAAATGGCCTGAATCAACTGCCGAAAAATCTTTATCCGGATGGAACGGCTCTAATGAATACATTGCAACAAGTATCGGGGGCCATCGGTACAACCGTTGCCATTACCATCATGTCAGCATCACAAAAAAATTATATGGCAAATGCAGAAGATCCGTTCGATCCATCTGCCATTAGCGGTTCATTGACTGCAGGCGTTCAAGATGCCTTCATTTTTGGTCTTGTCCTAGCAATCATTGGCTTGATCGTATCGTTTTTTATCAGAACTGCACGAGACTAA
- a CDS encoding TetR/AcrR family transcriptional regulator: MAEKRNSKDILIEAASRLFRIRGYYGVGLKDIIEESGIPKGSLYHYFPKGKEELAIEAINHTKEFVIDEIRRGFDEIEDPIKAIQAHIFQLSEVFGDSENLLGLPIGTIAAETYTTSEQIRTACQEAIEDWQSIYVKKLLEAEYSEKRSKELSIVINALIEGGILLSLTAKNGEPLQAIAEQIPLLLINK; this comes from the coding sequence ATGGCAGAAAAACGAAACTCTAAAGACATTCTTATTGAAGCTGCTTCCCGGCTTTTTCGAATACGTGGATATTATGGTGTAGGGCTTAAGGACATTATTGAGGAAAGTGGTATCCCAAAAGGTTCGCTGTATCATTATTTTCCGAAAGGCAAAGAGGAATTGGCGATAGAGGCGATTAATCATACAAAAGAATTCGTGATAGATGAAATTCGACGGGGATTTGATGAAATAGAAGACCCTATCAAAGCCATTCAGGCTCATATTTTTCAATTATCCGAGGTTTTTGGTGATAGTGAAAATCTATTAGGACTGCCAATCGGGACGATTGCAGCGGAAACATATACTACGAGTGAGCAGATAAGAACGGCCTGTCAAGAAGCGATAGAAGATTGGCAATCCATTTATGTGAAGAAATTACTCGAGGCGGAATACAGTGAGAAACGGTCAAAGGAATTGAGTATCGTAATTAATGCTTTAATTGAAGGAGGTATCCTTTTATCCTTAACGGCGAAAAACGGGGAACCTCTCCAAGCCATTGCGGAACAGATACCATTATTGCTGATAAATAAATAA
- a CDS encoding alpha/beta hydrolase encodes MWKRQMVETSRGKFEVFVQGEGEPVCITHLYSEFNELGYYFADNFVSDFKVYLVNLKGAGNSCNAESDEEMSMSQTVMDLEAIREALVLERWSFAGHSTGGMLGLVYVTSFPNTLSKLMVGGATATKKYMEHEGSMYSPSSSLNKRLKEIFSILKSPDTTIEERRSANREWTDMSLYNIEKKAEYFQRPSSGKVVHRRLDYFSFNDLPNFDLQKELSKVRIPTIVYCGRHDAQCPLVFSEEIDAGLMDSKLYIFEESNHFPYLEENAKFLNMVSDFRRIEYKTV; translated from the coding sequence ATGTGGAAACGACAAATGGTTGAAACAAGCCGTGGAAAGTTCGAGGTCTTTGTCCAAGGAGAAGGTGAACCTGTTTGTATCACTCATTTATATAGCGAATTTAATGAACTTGGCTATTATTTTGCTGATAATTTTGTAAGTGATTTTAAAGTTTATCTTGTAAATTTAAAGGGAGCGGGAAACTCTTGTAATGCAGAGTCAGACGAAGAAATGAGTATGAGTCAAACAGTTATGGATTTGGAAGCTATTAGGGAAGCATTAGTATTGGAGCGATGGAGTTTTGCAGGACATTCAACTGGAGGAATGTTAGGGTTGGTCTATGTAACATCATTTCCTAATACCCTTTCAAAGTTAATGGTCGGAGGGGCAACTGCTACAAAAAAATATATGGAACACGAAGGAAGTATGTATAGCCCCAGTAGTTCACTTAACAAGAGGTTGAAAGAGATATTCTCTATTTTGAAGTCTCCGGATACCACTATTGAGGAAAGAAGATCTGCCAATAGAGAATGGACAGATATGTCTTTATACAATATTGAAAAAAAAGCTGAATATTTTCAAAGACCTTCCAGTGGCAAAGTAGTACATAGAAGGTTAGATTACTTTTCTTTTAATGACCTACCTAATTTTGATTTACAAAAAGAACTATCAAAAGTTAGAATTCCCACCATTGTTTATTGTGGACGACATGATGCACAATGCCCTTTAGTCTTCTCAGAAGAAATCGATGCTGGATTGATGGATTCGAAACTTTATATCTTTGAAGAGAGTAACCACTTCCCTTATTTAGAAGAAAATGCGAAGTTCCTTAATATGGTTTCGGATTTTAGAAGAATAGAATACAAAACAGTGTAA